From one Pedobacter faecalis genomic stretch:
- a CDS encoding TonB-dependent receptor plug domain-containing protein: MKFKPALAALISLSLCLAFSGKIQDDPFTALLSRLAAYNEQYAQEKVHLHLDKPYYTAGEDIWFKAYVINARTSALSTISAALYVELISESDSIRQQRKVALTSGIGWGDFKLPDSLAAGNYRVRAYTRWMRNAGPEYFFDKTIKIGQASAAVSGASSPHSSAVKSPQTGNAPQIDVQFFPEGGNLVENLPGKVGVKALNPSGRGEDISGLIVDARGNEISSFRTAHLGMGSFMLNPQPGQEYTAIVRSDSGRQEHRVRLPRALANGYVLSVNQTPQAISVRVLISAGMQVAGELKLVTQHNGNVYFTARSNAEKQLFTANIPKKDLPAGIVQLTLFNPANQPVCERLVFVKNNNNRIDLQVNTAKKQYAGGDSVSVQLRASISGKPVQGSFSVSVTNTSVVPPDEANETNILTSLLLSSDLPGYIEQPNSYFLKDDEETAQRLDHLMLTQGWRRFRWRDIINGPEPVMAFKPEKDLQVNGSVVTPGGKPSPQSTVSLFSTSGGFFAADTVTDAQGRFSFKGMAFPDSTTFVVQARNAKNRANVEIRMDPQPGQPVTRNKNRGDITPNVQDALSAYLKASSNVFDELRKRGLIQKAIVLDEVNIVQKKNEAKNSSNLNGAGNADAIITAEQLSMCNTLSQCLQGRVAGLMIRNGMAYLLRNGNQPMRIMLDGMMMEPDFLDNINPFDVESIEVLKSINYTAIYGLQGGGGVLVITTKRGGGSARLVAAPGITTYSAKGYYTPREFYVPKYGTPQAAADLRTTVYWQPHVSTDNEGRGAFGFYNSSKPGIYRIVVEGIDLEGNLARSIYHYEVK; this comes from the coding sequence ATGAAATTTAAGCCAGCTTTAGCAGCGCTGATCTCCCTGAGCCTTTGTCTGGCTTTTTCGGGAAAGATACAGGACGATCCATTTACGGCGCTGCTTTCAAGGCTCGCGGCTTATAACGAACAGTATGCTCAGGAAAAAGTACACCTTCACCTCGATAAGCCCTACTATACCGCCGGTGAAGATATATGGTTTAAAGCCTATGTCATAAACGCACGTACGTCCGCCTTATCAACCATCAGTGCTGCGCTGTATGTCGAGCTGATCAGCGAATCTGATTCAATCAGGCAGCAGCGCAAAGTGGCCCTCACATCTGGCATTGGCTGGGGAGATTTTAAACTCCCCGATTCACTTGCTGCGGGCAACTATCGCGTCAGAGCCTATACCCGCTGGATGCGCAATGCAGGCCCGGAATACTTCTTCGACAAAACAATAAAGATAGGACAAGCAAGCGCGGCGGTCTCTGGTGCTTCATCGCCCCACAGCAGTGCAGTAAAATCACCTCAAACCGGCAATGCCCCCCAAATCGATGTCCAGTTTTTCCCTGAAGGCGGCAACCTGGTCGAAAACCTGCCCGGCAAAGTGGGCGTTAAGGCCTTAAACCCATCTGGCAGGGGCGAGGACATCAGTGGTCTGATTGTAGACGCTCGCGGTAATGAAATTTCCAGTTTCCGGACAGCGCATCTGGGCATGGGCAGTTTTATGCTGAACCCTCAGCCGGGACAGGAATACACTGCGATCGTCCGGTCCGACAGCGGCCGACAAGAGCATCGGGTCAGATTGCCACGTGCGCTGGCCAACGGCTATGTGCTTTCCGTAAACCAAACACCTCAAGCCATCAGCGTACGTGTCCTTATCAGTGCCGGAATGCAGGTTGCCGGCGAGCTTAAACTGGTTACCCAGCATAACGGCAACGTATATTTTACTGCACGCTCCAATGCCGAAAAGCAACTCTTCACGGCAAATATCCCCAAAAAGGACCTGCCGGCCGGAATTGTACAGTTAACTCTTTTCAACCCTGCAAATCAACCCGTTTGCGAGCGGCTGGTGTTTGTGAAGAACAATAATAATCGCATCGACCTGCAGGTGAATACGGCAAAAAAGCAATACGCGGGTGGCGACAGCGTCTCGGTTCAGCTCCGCGCAAGTATTTCAGGCAAACCAGTACAGGGAAGTTTCTCGGTGTCAGTTACTAACACTTCGGTAGTGCCGCCTGATGAAGCGAACGAGACGAATATTCTGACCAGCCTGCTTTTGTCGTCAGACCTCCCCGGTTACATTGAGCAACCAAACAGCTATTTCCTCAAAGATGATGAGGAAACAGCGCAGCGACTGGATCACCTGATGCTTACTCAGGGTTGGAGGCGTTTCCGCTGGCGCGATATTATCAATGGCCCTGAGCCAGTGATGGCATTCAAACCAGAAAAGGACCTGCAGGTAAACGGCAGTGTTGTTACTCCCGGAGGCAAGCCCTCGCCGCAGAGTACGGTATCCCTGTTTTCTACCAGCGGCGGTTTCTTTGCGGCCGATACGGTTACAGACGCCCAGGGGCGGTTTAGTTTCAAGGGGATGGCTTTTCCCGACAGTACAACCTTTGTGGTTCAGGCCAGAAATGCCAAGAACCGAGCTAATGTAGAGATCCGCATGGACCCTCAGCCCGGACAGCCCGTAACCAGGAATAAAAATCGTGGCGATATCACGCCCAATGTACAGGACGCCTTGTCGGCCTACCTGAAAGCAAGCAGTAATGTGTTCGATGAACTTAGAAAACGCGGACTCATCCAGAAGGCCATCGTGCTCGACGAGGTCAACATTGTGCAGAAGAAAAACGAAGCGAAGAACTCATCCAACCTGAACGGAGCGGGCAATGCCGACGCCATCATCACGGCCGAGCAGTTGTCTATGTGCAATACCTTGTCCCAATGCCTGCAAGGCCGTGTAGCCGGACTGATGATCCGTAACGGGATGGCCTATTTGCTAAGAAACGGCAATCAGCCCATGCGGATCATGCTCGATGGTATGATGATGGAACCCGATTTTCTGGACAATATTAACCCCTTCGATGTCGAAAGCATAGAGGTACTCAAAAGCATCAATTACACCGCAATATACGGTTTGCAAGGCGGTGGCGGTGTGCTCGTGATCACCACGAAGCGCGGCGGTGGCTCTGCCCGTCTGGTAGCGGCGCCGGGAATTACTACATATTCCGCTAAAGGGTATTACACCCCCCGGGAGTTCTATGTGCCTAAGTACGGAACACCTCAGGCAGCGGCAGATCTCCGGACTACCGTATACTGGCAACCGCATGTGTCTACCGACAATGAAGGCCGCGGAGCTTTTGGTTTTTACAACAGCAGTAAGCCAGGCATTTACCGTATTGTGGTTGAGGGGATTGACCTGGAAGGAAATTTGGCCCGGAGCATATACCATTACGAAGTAAAGTAG
- a CDS encoding 4'-phosphopantetheinyl transferase family protein: MHRFLKEMPVVFNKDIDDDTMLAVWKIEETEAELLASLQLRQHEHDVIATLNHGKRLLHWLSTRVLLRKMLNTAEYIDCQLDEHGKPYLPGLGYHISLSHSYDYAAVMVGKTRKVGVDIELIKHKIKGIRHKFLSDSELSQKQIGDNTEGLYVCWCAKEAIYKWNGRRGLEFKQDIHIKPFKLKQEGTLRAVADLPEGPAELEVTYFKMGGDYMLGYVVG, encoded by the coding sequence TTGCATAGATTTCTAAAAGAGATGCCGGTAGTTTTTAATAAAGATATCGACGATGATACCATGCTCGCCGTATGGAAAATCGAAGAAACGGAAGCTGAACTTCTTGCGAGCCTCCAGCTCAGACAGCACGAACACGATGTTATTGCAACCCTGAATCATGGCAAACGTTTGCTGCACTGGCTGAGCACGCGAGTGCTGCTCAGGAAAATGCTCAACACTGCTGAATATATTGATTGCCAGCTTGATGAGCATGGCAAACCTTACCTGCCGGGTTTGGGCTATCATATTTCACTGAGCCATTCTTACGATTATGCCGCCGTAATGGTGGGCAAAACGCGGAAAGTTGGTGTGGATATAGAACTTATCAAACACAAGATCAAAGGCATACGCCATAAATTTCTTTCTGATTCGGAACTGTCGCAAAAGCAGATTGGGGACAACACGGAGGGCTTGTATGTATGCTGGTGCGCGAAGGAAGCCATTTACAAGTGGAATGGACGTAGGGGTCTGGAGTTTAAGCAGGATATCCACATAAAGCCTTTCAAGTTGAAACAGGAAGGTACGCTCCGGGCTGTGGCCGACTTACCGGAGGGACCGGCAGAACTTGAAGTTACATATTTTAAAATGGGCGGGGATTATATGCTGGGCTATGTCGTCGGTTAA
- a CDS encoding enoyl-CoA hydratase/isomerase family protein, which produces MKNIQVTIKDRLAMITLDRGKSNALNGEMIGELADMLKNIDSDPAIGGAIIRGKDNFFSAGLDLIELYDYTATEAEQFWKQFLNFAAAIVAFKKPLVAAINGHSPAGGCIIALACDYRVMAEGQFIIGLNEVPVGIIVPNSIFRLYAFWLGEARASQSLLDGRLFSPAEALQAGLVDEVVNPDSIITAAERRARRYMAMEGNTWSQSKMHIRKDLISALRADQSEELSAMLQQWWSPATRSILKTIIDNLQRK; this is translated from the coding sequence ATGAAGAATATACAAGTAACCATAAAAGACCGCCTGGCTATGATCACGCTCGACCGCGGCAAGTCTAACGCCCTGAACGGCGAAATGATTGGCGAACTGGCAGACATGCTGAAGAATATAGACAGCGACCCCGCTATTGGCGGGGCGATCATACGGGGAAAAGATAACTTTTTCTCCGCCGGACTGGATCTCATCGAGCTTTACGACTATACAGCCACCGAGGCCGAGCAGTTCTGGAAACAGTTCCTGAACTTCGCCGCTGCAATCGTAGCATTCAAAAAGCCCCTGGTAGCTGCCATAAACGGACATAGCCCTGCAGGCGGTTGCATCATTGCGCTGGCCTGCGATTACAGGGTGATGGCCGAAGGCCAGTTTATTATTGGGCTCAACGAAGTGCCCGTAGGCATCATTGTGCCGAACAGCATCTTCAGGCTTTACGCCTTCTGGCTGGGAGAGGCGCGAGCCTCACAAAGCCTGCTGGACGGCCGGTTGTTTAGTCCCGCCGAAGCACTCCAGGCAGGACTGGTAGATGAGGTCGTGAACCCTGACAGTATCATCACCGCGGCTGAGCGGCGCGCCCGCAGGTACATGGCCATGGAAGGCAACACCTGGTCACAAAGCAAAATGCATATCCGGAAAGATCTGATCAGCGCCTTGAGGGCCGACCAAAGTGAAGAGCTGTCGGCCATGCTGCAGCAGTGGTGGTCGCCCGCCACAAGAAGCATCCTGAAAACTATCATCGACAACCTTCAGCGTAAATAG
- a CDS encoding SGNH/GDSL hydrolase family protein produces MRLVDTETKGQTQGGRLNYLALGDSYTIGEAVASGKNFPSQFADLMADTKWQISEPRIIATTGWTTSELQEAIDAAQLVSGYDIVTLLIGVNNQYRGEDLESYRKEFRVLLERALSLAGGKKSGVYVISIPDWGLTPFARESGRDLDEISTEIDAFNAVNRQETQDLGLSYIDITPDSRLAKSDLSLLAPDGLHPSEKMYAAWAGKLASVVLTALRSAQ; encoded by the coding sequence ATGAGGCTGGTTGACACTGAGACTAAGGGTCAGACGCAGGGCGGTCGGTTGAACTATCTTGCGCTCGGCGATTCCTATACGATTGGCGAAGCTGTAGCATCCGGCAAGAATTTTCCGAGCCAGTTCGCGGATTTGATGGCCGATACGAAATGGCAGATCAGTGAACCTAGGATTATAGCTACCACAGGCTGGACCACGAGTGAACTGCAGGAAGCCATCGACGCCGCACAGCTTGTGTCCGGTTACGATATAGTGACCTTACTGATTGGGGTGAACAACCAGTATAGGGGCGAAGACCTGGAGAGTTACCGCAAGGAATTCAGGGTGCTGCTGGAAAGAGCGCTGAGCCTTGCCGGAGGGAAAAAGTCGGGGGTATATGTGATCTCCATTCCTGACTGGGGCCTTACTCCTTTCGCTAGAGAAAGTGGTCGAGATCTGGATGAAATCAGCACGGAAATTGACGCTTTTAATGCGGTTAACAGGCAAGAGACGCAAGATTTAGGCCTCAGTTATATTGACATCACACCAGATTCCCGGCTGGCCAAAAGCGATTTGTCGCTCCTGGCTCCGGATGGTCTACACCCTTCGGAAAAAATGTATGCCGCCTGGGCGGGGAAACTCGCGTCGGTTGTTTTAACTGCGCTCAGGTCAGCGCAGTAA
- a CDS encoding ATP-dependent Clp protease adaptor ClpS — translation MSTETKEETFTLEEILTSLKTVHRLILWNDDINTFDHVIFCMMKYLDYSENQAEKIAWKVHNEGKCAVLEGSFTEMEIYRKILQQEGLTVSVD, via the coding sequence ATGTCTACAGAAACCAAAGAAGAAACCTTTACCCTTGAGGAAATCCTGACTTCGCTGAAGACCGTCCACCGCCTGATCCTGTGGAATGACGACATCAACACCTTCGATCATGTCATCTTCTGCATGATGAAGTACCTTGATTATTCCGAAAACCAGGCCGAGAAGATTGCATGGAAAGTCCACAATGAAGGCAAATGCGCTGTATTGGAAGGCTCTTTTACAGAAATGGAAATATACCGTAAAATCCTGCAGCAGGAAGGACTCACCGTTTCGGTCGACTGA
- the infC gene encoding translation initiation factor IF-3: protein MALKRKPVNRGPRIPVKREAEHKINQHITATEVRIVGDNVEPAVYPITTARAMAEEQGLDLVEISPKAVPPVCRIIDYNKFLFEKKKKDKEIKAKTKQTVIKDIRFGPNTDDHDFQFKLKHAMSFLQSGEKVRAFVHFRGRSIVYKERGEILLLQFAQALEEYGKVELMPKLEGKRMFLTLAPKGSKK, encoded by the coding sequence TTGGCTTTAAAAAGAAAACCTGTAAACAGGGGACCACGTATTCCCGTAAAGCGAGAAGCAGAACACAAAATTAACCAACACATCACCGCAACAGAAGTGCGGATAGTGGGTGATAATGTAGAACCAGCGGTGTACCCAATAACTACCGCAAGGGCAATGGCAGAAGAGCAGGGACTCGACCTGGTAGAGATTTCCCCTAAAGCGGTACCTCCCGTTTGCCGCATCATCGACTACAATAAATTCCTTTTCGAGAAGAAAAAGAAAGACAAGGAAATCAAGGCAAAAACCAAGCAAACGGTAATTAAAGACATCCGCTTCGGTCCGAACACCGACGATCACGATTTTCAATTTAAACTTAAGCATGCCATGTCTTTTCTGCAGAGCGGAGAAAAAGTTCGAGCTTTTGTACACTTTCGGGGTCGTTCAATTGTTTATAAGGAGCGGGGGGAGATCTTGCTGCTGCAATTTGCCCAGGCGCTTGAAGAATACGGCAAAGTTGAACTTATGCCGAAACTTGAAGGAAAGCGTATGTTTTTGACCCTTGCACCTAAAGGCAGCAAAAAATAG
- a CDS encoding 3-oxoacyl-ACP synthase III family protein → MMQRSKIAGIGYYVPDHVYTNNDLARFMDTDDAWIQERTGIKERRFADRMGETTTTMGIEAAKIAIGRAGITPQDVDFIIFATLSPDYYFPGCGVLLQREMKMREIGALDIRNQCSGFVYALSVADQFIRTGMYKNVLVVGSEKHSFAMDFETRSRNVSVIFGDGAGAVVLQPAMEEGQGILSTHLHSDGAEAELLAMYYPGSHANKWLEGKPGFPDQELGGLFLTPEQLEQGAALPYMDGPAVFKKAVVKFPEVIKEALSANDLSPADIDLLVPHQANLRISQYVQQLLGLRDAQVFNNIQKYGNTTAASVPIALCEAWEAGLINDGDLVCLAAFGSGFTWGSALIRW, encoded by the coding sequence ATGATGCAACGTTCCAAAATTGCCGGCATCGGCTACTATGTCCCTGATCATGTGTATACGAATAACGACCTCGCCCGGTTTATGGATACCGACGATGCTTGGATACAGGAACGCACTGGTATTAAGGAACGGCGTTTCGCGGACCGGATGGGGGAAACGACCACGACCATGGGCATTGAAGCAGCGAAGATCGCCATCGGTCGGGCTGGCATCACTCCTCAGGATGTGGATTTCATCATTTTTGCGACGCTTAGTCCCGATTATTATTTTCCCGGCTGCGGGGTATTGCTGCAACGGGAAATGAAGATGCGGGAGATCGGCGCGCTGGACATCCGTAACCAGTGTTCCGGTTTTGTGTACGCGCTTTCGGTGGCCGACCAATTTATACGCACGGGGATGTACAAAAACGTTCTCGTGGTGGGCAGTGAAAAGCATTCTTTTGCAATGGACTTTGAGACGCGAAGCCGTAACGTCTCCGTAATTTTTGGTGATGGGGCGGGCGCAGTAGTGCTGCAGCCGGCAATGGAAGAGGGTCAGGGTATACTTAGCACACACCTGCACAGCGACGGTGCTGAAGCGGAACTTCTGGCCATGTATTACCCCGGTTCGCATGCGAATAAATGGCTGGAAGGGAAGCCGGGCTTTCCAGACCAGGAGTTGGGCGGACTGTTCCTTACACCTGAACAACTGGAGCAGGGCGCAGCGCTGCCGTATATGGACGGGCCGGCCGTGTTTAAAAAAGCTGTGGTTAAATTTCCAGAGGTGATAAAGGAAGCACTGAGCGCAAATGACCTCTCCCCGGCCGACATCGACCTGCTGGTGCCACATCAGGCCAACCTTAGAATCAGTCAGTATGTACAGCAATTGCTGGGTCTGCGTGACGCACAGGTATTCAATAACATTCAGAAGTACGGCAATACCACCGCAGCCTCGGTACCCATTGCTTTATGTGAAGCCTGGGAAGCAGGGCTCATCAATGATGGCGACCTCGTTTGCCTTGCGGCTTTCGGATCAGGCTTTACCTGGGGGAGTGCGCTTATCCGCTGGTAG
- a CDS encoding chloride channel protein: protein MSGSLFQKIRQHLKNAFDRVNNQAYKRTILQAIPFWIASVLTGLIAVAYAELFGLAESVSKIIISYAPWALFILMPFCFLLAWWIVLRYAPNAKGSGIPQVIAAIEITGAKTEDKVDRLLSVKIIIVKIASSLIMAAGGGAIGREGPTIQIASSLFRKVNELLPPWWPKIARKNMITTGAAAGLAAAFNTPLGGIVFAIEELTKTHFSYFKTAIFSSVIIAGLTAQAIIGPYLYLGYPKVSEASKLIFLGIILVAVLAGILGAIMSKLILWGMKWKAKLKFTHQHVLYIGAVALVLGTLATLVSYDVLGSGKEIIQHTLFTDSKYLPWYTPVLRVIGPVLSFTTGAAGGIFAPSLASGASIGSVLSGWMELSESNTNLMILSGMVGFLTGVTRSPFTSAILVLEMTDRHGVIFHLILAAMTSSVAAILIDKHSFYHHLKNQYIADLQTDDPPTRN from the coding sequence ATGTCGGGATCCCTGTTCCAGAAAATACGCCAGCATCTCAAAAATGCTTTCGACCGGGTCAATAATCAGGCGTATAAGCGTACGATACTGCAGGCTATTCCCTTTTGGATCGCATCGGTGCTTACCGGCCTGATTGCGGTGGCATATGCTGAACTGTTCGGACTTGCAGAATCGGTCTCGAAAATCATTATTAGCTATGCCCCCTGGGCACTTTTTATTTTAATGCCCTTTTGTTTTCTCCTGGCCTGGTGGATCGTGCTCCGCTATGCGCCCAATGCGAAAGGTAGCGGCATACCGCAGGTTATTGCTGCCATTGAAATAACCGGAGCAAAAACGGAAGACAAGGTTGACCGCCTGCTCAGCGTTAAAATTATCATTGTGAAGATCGCCTCCAGCCTCATTATGGCAGCCGGCGGCGGCGCAATAGGTCGGGAGGGCCCCACCATACAAATTGCGTCTTCGCTATTCCGAAAGGTCAACGAACTTCTTCCTCCCTGGTGGCCCAAGATTGCCCGCAAAAACATGATCACCACCGGTGCTGCGGCCGGACTTGCAGCCGCCTTCAATACGCCGCTCGGAGGTATCGTATTTGCCATCGAGGAGCTTACCAAAACGCATTTCAGTTATTTTAAGACGGCTATCTTCTCTTCTGTAATCATTGCAGGCCTCACGGCCCAGGCCATCATAGGGCCTTATCTTTATCTCGGTTATCCAAAAGTCTCGGAGGCCTCCAAACTCATTTTTCTAGGCATCATTTTAGTTGCCGTGCTTGCCGGAATCCTGGGTGCTATCATGTCTAAACTTATACTATGGGGCATGAAGTGGAAGGCGAAGCTCAAATTTACCCACCAGCATGTACTTTACATAGGTGCCGTGGCTTTAGTTTTAGGCACACTGGCCACGCTGGTCAGCTATGATGTACTCGGTTCGGGCAAGGAGATTATACAGCACACGCTGTTCACCGACAGTAAGTACCTGCCCTGGTATACGCCCGTGCTGCGTGTAATTGGCCCGGTACTTTCCTTCACTACCGGTGCTGCAGGCGGTATCTTCGCGCCCTCGCTTGCATCGGGGGCCAGTATCGGCTCAGTACTGTCGGGCTGGATGGAACTCAGTGAAAGCAATACCAATCTGATGATCCTTTCCGGCATGGTCGGATTTTTGACCGGTGTAACACGGTCGCCCTTCACTTCTGCTATCCTGGTGCTGGAAATGACGGACCGACACGGCGTAATATTTCACCTCATCCTGGCCGCAATGACTTCCAGTGTAGCTGCTATCCTTATCGATAAGCATTCGTTTTACCATCATTTGAAGAATCAGTATATCGCGGATCTTCAAACTGATGATCCTCCAACGCGCAATTAG
- the dcd gene encoding dCTP deaminase: MILSDKRILEEIDNGNIIIEPFKIECLGTNSYDVHLGKYLATYKDRVLDAKAHNQIDHFEIPKEGYVLQPGTLYLGVTLEYTETHKHIPFLEGKSSTGRLGIDIHATAGKGDVGFCNTWTLEISCAQPVRVYAGMPIGQLIYFKVEGDIATMYNTKSNAKYNNKTTRPVESMMWKNKF, encoded by the coding sequence ATGATACTATCTGACAAACGCATTCTTGAAGAAATTGACAACGGGAACATCATTATAGAACCCTTTAAGATAGAGTGCCTTGGCACCAATTCATACGATGTACACCTCGGAAAGTACCTCGCTACCTATAAAGACCGCGTACTGGATGCCAAAGCACATAATCAGATCGATCATTTCGAGATACCAAAAGAGGGATATGTCCTTCAGCCGGGCACTTTATATCTGGGTGTTACGTTAGAGTATACAGAAACGCACAAACACATCCCTTTCCTGGAAGGCAAGTCGAGCACCGGCCGGCTGGGTATCGACATCCATGCTACAGCAGGTAAAGGCGACGTGGGCTTTTGCAATACCTGGACACTGGAAATATCCTGTGCGCAGCCGGTACGCGTATATGCCGGGATGCCAATTGGACAACTGATCTATTTTAAGGTAGAGGGCGATATTGCCACTATGTATAATACCAAAAGCAACGCAAAATATAACAACAAGACCACCAGGCCTGTGGAAAGTATGATGTGGAAAAATAAGTTTTAA
- a CDS encoding SDR family oxidoreductase: protein MYNEPMLREDALKGKTIVVTGGGTGLGKAMGTYFLKLGANLVITSRKLDVLQQTASEMEEATGGKVLAIACDVRDYVQVEHVLSESLRVFGKVDALLNNAAGNFISPTERLSANAFSSVIDIVLKGSVNCTLAFGKHWIGQQQPASVLNIVTTYAFTGSAYVVPSACAKGGVLAMTRSLAVEWGKYGIRTNAIAPGPFPTKGAWDRLLPGNLAEKFDFKNRVPLKRVGEHQELANLAAFLISDFAGYINGEVITIDGGEWLQGAGQFNGMEAIPDEMWDSFLPADKRTPPGKA, encoded by the coding sequence ATGTATAACGAACCTATGCTGCGTGAAGACGCCCTTAAGGGAAAAACCATTGTGGTAACCGGCGGTGGCACAGGCTTGGGCAAAGCCATGGGCACCTACTTTCTAAAGCTTGGCGCCAACCTTGTCATCACCAGCCGAAAGCTGGATGTATTGCAGCAAACAGCCTCCGAAATGGAAGAAGCTACCGGCGGGAAAGTACTGGCCATTGCCTGTGATGTGCGCGACTACGTACAGGTTGAGCATGTGCTCAGTGAAAGCCTGCGTGTTTTCGGCAAGGTTGATGCGCTGTTGAATAATGCGGCGGGTAATTTTATCTCACCCACCGAGCGATTGTCGGCCAACGCCTTTTCCTCTGTCATTGATATTGTGCTAAAAGGCTCTGTGAACTGTACTCTGGCCTTTGGGAAGCACTGGATTGGCCAACAGCAGCCAGCCAGCGTGCTCAATATCGTAACCACCTATGCCTTCACAGGCTCGGCCTATGTGGTGCCCTCGGCCTGCGCCAAAGGCGGGGTACTGGCCATGACGCGCTCGCTCGCCGTAGAATGGGGCAAGTATGGCATCCGCACCAATGCTATTGCGCCGGGCCCGTTTCCTACCAAGGGAGCATGGGACCGCTTGCTGCCCGGCAATTTGGCGGAGAAGTTTGATTTTAAGAACCGCGTGCCTTTGAAGCGTGTGGGCGAACACCAGGAGCTGGCCAATCTGGCTGCCTTTCTCATCAGCGATTTTGCCGGATATATTAACGGGGAGGTGATCACCATAGACGGAGGTGAGTGGCTGCAGGGCGCAGGTCAGTTTAACGGTATGGAAGCCATTCCGGATGAGATGTGGGACAGCTTTCTACCAGCGGATAAGCGCACTCCCCCAGGTAAAGCCTGA